The following are encoded together in the Insulibacter thermoxylanivorax genome:
- the pflB gene encoding formate C-acetyltransferase, translated as MAVKEPETIQASGQHPWRGFKFGKWMNQIDVNDFISRNITPYHGDESFLEGPTEATVELWKIIQELSKKERENGGVLDVDVNTVSTITSHKPGYLDKDKEKIVGLQTDEPFKRSFQPFGGIRMMIQACEAYGFEVPEEMIEIFTKYRKTHNQGVFDAYTPEMRRARSAGIITGLPDAYGRGRIIGDYRRVPLYGVDFLIEQKKKEQELLEVDVMLDDVIRDREELTEQIRALGELKEMAASYGYDISKPAANAREAFQWLYFAYLAAIKEQNGAAMSLGRVSSFLDIYIERDLQEGTLTEKEAQELVDHFVMKLRIVKFLRTPEYNELFTGDPTWVTESIGGMGLDGRTRVTRNSFRFLHTLYNLGPAPEPNLTVLWSEQLPEPFKKYCAKVSIETSAIQYENDDLMRPIYGDDYGIACCVSAMRIGKQMQFFGARANLAKALLYAINGGVDEKSGVQVGPVMPKITSEVLDYDEVMSRYDDVLEWLAKLYINTLNVIHYMHDKYCYERIEMALHDREIIRTMACGIAGLSVVVDSLSAIKYAKVYPIRNEDGIAVDFRIEGEYPQYGNNDDRVDQIAVELVERFMNKLRKHKTYRNSIPTLSILTITSNVVYGKKTGTTPDGRKAGEPFAPGANPMHGRDRKGALASLNSVAKLPYEHSLDGISNTFSIVPKALGRDLDERINNLVAMMDGYMSQQAHHLNVNVFNREQLLDAMEHPEQYPQLTIRVSGYAVNFIKLTREQQLDVINRTFHERI; from the coding sequence ATGGCAGTTAAGGAACCTGAAACAATTCAAGCGAGCGGTCAACATCCATGGCGCGGATTCAAATTCGGCAAATGGATGAACCAGATCGATGTGAACGATTTTATATCGAGGAATATAACTCCGTACCACGGCGACGAGTCTTTCCTTGAAGGACCAACCGAAGCAACAGTTGAGCTCTGGAAGATCATTCAAGAACTGTCCAAGAAAGAACGGGAAAATGGCGGCGTACTTGATGTTGACGTGAACACGGTATCGACGATTACGTCCCACAAGCCTGGATATCTGGACAAGGACAAAGAGAAGATCGTTGGATTGCAAACGGATGAACCTTTCAAACGTTCCTTCCAACCTTTCGGCGGTATCCGCATGATGATCCAAGCTTGCGAAGCGTATGGATTTGAAGTTCCTGAAGAGATGATCGAGATCTTCACGAAGTATCGCAAGACACACAACCAAGGTGTGTTCGATGCTTATACACCGGAGATGCGCAGAGCGCGTTCCGCGGGGATCATCACGGGACTGCCGGATGCATACGGCCGCGGCCGGATCATCGGTGACTACCGCAGAGTTCCGCTTTATGGTGTTGATTTCCTGATCGAACAGAAGAAAAAAGAACAAGAACTTCTCGAAGTCGATGTCATGCTCGATGATGTGATCCGTGATCGCGAGGAGCTGACCGAACAGATCCGAGCACTGGGAGAGCTGAAAGAAATGGCTGCTTCCTACGGATACGACATCTCGAAGCCTGCTGCGAACGCAAGAGAAGCTTTCCAATGGCTGTACTTCGCGTATCTGGCTGCGATCAAGGAACAAAACGGCGCAGCGATGAGCTTGGGACGCGTCTCCAGCTTCCTGGACATCTATATCGAGCGTGACCTGCAAGAAGGTACACTCACGGAGAAGGAAGCTCAAGAGCTGGTTGACCATTTCGTTATGAAACTGCGGATCGTGAAGTTCCTGCGTACACCGGAATACAACGAGCTGTTCACCGGCGACCCGACTTGGGTAACCGAATCGATCGGCGGTATGGGATTGGACGGCAGAACGCGTGTAACGCGCAACTCCTTCCGTTTCCTCCATACGCTGTACAACCTGGGTCCGGCTCCGGAACCGAACCTGACCGTTCTATGGTCCGAGCAATTGCCTGAGCCGTTCAAGAAGTACTGCGCGAAGGTATCCATCGAGACCAGTGCGATACAATACGAGAACGACGATCTCATGCGTCCGATCTACGGCGATGACTACGGCATCGCATGCTGCGTCTCGGCGATGCGCATCGGTAAGCAGATGCAATTCTTCGGTGCACGGGCTAACCTGGCTAAGGCTCTGCTCTATGCGATCAACGGCGGCGTAGATGAGAAGTCCGGCGTGCAAGTTGGACCGGTTATGCCGAAGATCACATCCGAGGTGCTCGACTACGACGAGGTCATGAGCCGTTACGACGACGTGCTCGAGTGGTTGGCTAAGCTCTATATCAATACGCTGAACGTCATTCACTACATGCACGACAAATATTGCTACGAGCGTATCGAGATGGCGCTGCACGATCGTGAGATCATCCGGACGATGGCATGCGGAATCGCCGGTCTATCCGTTGTGGTTGACTCCCTCAGCGCGATCAAATACGCGAAAGTGTATCCGATCCGCAATGAGGACGGCATCGCTGTTGACTTCCGCATCGAAGGAGAATATCCGCAATACGGAAACAACGATGACCGCGTAGACCAGATCGCTGTAGAGCTCGTAGAAAGATTCATGAACAAACTGCGCAAGCATAAGACATATCGCAATTCGATCCCGACGCTGTCCATCCTGACGATCACGTCCAACGTCGTATACGGTAAGAAGACGGGAACGACACCGGACGGCCGCAAAGCCGGCGAACCATTCGCACCTGGTGCAAACCCGATGCATGGACGCGACCGCAAGGGTGCTCTGGCATCGCTGAATTCTGTGGCAAAACTGCCTTATGAGCACAGCTTGGATGGGATCTCGAATACCTTCTCCATCGTGCCGAAGGCCCTTGGCCGCGACCTGGATGAGCGCATCAACAACCTGGTTGCGATGATGGACGGCTATATGTCGCAGCAAGCGCATCACCTGAACGTCAACGTCTTCAACCGCGAGCAGCTTCTCGATGCGATGGAACATCCGGAGCAGTATCCGCAGCTGACGATCCGCGTCTCCGGATATGCGGTGAACTTCATCAAGCTGACCAGAGAACAACAGCTCGATGTGATCAACCGTACGTTCCACGAGAGAATCTAA
- a CDS encoding DUF2383 domain-containing protein — protein sequence MEKMVQPDKQKVINELNRFVRGRYMGLHQYEQLILHAKDPQVKEMLQRFQKHAKLGTIKVVNRIKELGGEPVDDGLSLDAPLDPSLSCELLIDAFPDITDYLRPIMINLGEQRGGTFLVLLFRNLRRCSCGTSNDIAKSDASSFPSNTAKKPLLPPYISTNSAVRIPFVSFQ from the coding sequence ATGGAGAAGATGGTCCAGCCCGATAAACAGAAAGTGATCAACGAATTAAATCGTTTCGTGCGCGGACGTTATATGGGGCTCCACCAGTATGAGCAGTTAATCCTGCATGCAAAGGATCCCCAAGTGAAAGAGATGTTGCAAAGATTTCAGAAACATGCGAAGCTGGGCACGATCAAGGTGGTCAATCGCATCAAAGAGCTGGGCGGAGAACCCGTTGACGACGGATTGAGTTTGGATGCCCCACTCGATCCGTCGTTGTCCTGTGAGCTGCTGATAGACGCCTTTCCCGACATAACAGACTACCTTCGGCCGATAATGATCAATCTTGGCGAGCAGCGCGGCGGCACCTTCCTTGTACTCTTGTTTCGTAATCTCCGCCGCTGTTCTTGTGGGACGAGCAACGATATTGCTAAATCCGATGCCTCATCATTCCCTTCAAATACAGCGAAAAAACCACTTCTACCGCCATATATTAGCACAAATTCAGCAGTACGGATTCCGTTCGTTTCCTTTCAATAA
- a CDS encoding SLC13 family permease — MTTDMIITLTILAIAAVLFMIGKIRSDLIAVSSMVLLVVFDILTPNEALSGFSNSVVVMMIGLFVVGGGIFQTGLAKMVSSKILQVSGKSELKLLVTIILVTSVVGFFVSNTGTVAVMLPIVVSLAMNADMNASRLLMPLAFASSISGLMTLIGTPANLVVSEALETAGYGKLGFFSVTPVGTIALVTGTLLMIPLSKLLVKEGRERSGMKHNTKRRSLKELARQYQIAQNLYRLQALEDSPILRKPLANLNITGRYQVSVVEIRRKTQKSPFFKTINQEVAGPATWIQSGDILYVFGAFEQVERFAAECGLQLLDTQATEKLDEGRIRDMLFHEIGIAEVLLTPDSKLIDKQVKHSNFREKFNVNILGIRRGSSYILQNLKDERIRFGDALLVQGTWDNLDKLAQEQEHVVVVGQPLQEAAKVTLDHKAPIAAGILLLMVIMMVFDLLPSVIAVLIAAILMIVTGCLRSMEAAYNSVNWESIVLIGGMIPMSLAIEKTGAAALLSEGLVQGLGQYGPLALLAGLYLAASIVTLFISNTAAAVLFAPIALSAAVQIGVSPYPFMIAVAAASSFCFASPFSTPPNALVMSAGRYTFSDYLKVGLPLQILLGVVMVLVMPLIYPF; from the coding sequence ATGACAACAGATATGATCATCACCCTAACCATACTCGCCATAGCAGCTGTATTGTTCATGATCGGCAAGATCCGTTCGGATCTCATCGCCGTCAGCTCAATGGTTCTGCTCGTCGTCTTCGATATCCTTACGCCGAACGAGGCGTTGTCCGGGTTTTCGAATTCCGTTGTTGTCATGATGATCGGCTTATTCGTCGTAGGCGGCGGCATCTTCCAGACGGGGCTGGCCAAGATGGTCAGCAGCAAGATCCTGCAGGTCTCCGGCAAGAGCGAGCTGAAGCTGCTCGTTACGATCATCCTGGTCACATCCGTGGTCGGCTTCTTCGTGAGCAATACCGGCACCGTGGCCGTGATGCTGCCGATCGTGGTCAGCCTGGCGATGAACGCCGATATGAATGCCTCTCGGCTGCTCATGCCCCTTGCCTTCGCCAGCAGCATCTCCGGCCTTATGACCTTGATCGGGACACCGGCAAACCTTGTCGTCTCCGAAGCTCTGGAAACTGCGGGCTACGGCAAGCTGGGCTTCTTCTCCGTGACCCCCGTTGGGACCATCGCTTTGGTTACGGGAACCCTCCTCATGATCCCGCTGAGCAAGCTGCTTGTCAAAGAGGGTCGGGAGCGCAGCGGGATGAAGCACAATACGAAGCGGCGCTCGCTGAAGGAATTGGCACGGCAGTATCAGATTGCACAGAATTTATACCGCCTTCAAGCGCTGGAAGATTCGCCGATTCTGCGGAAACCGCTGGCTAACCTGAACATTACGGGACGGTATCAGGTCAGCGTTGTTGAGATTCGGCGTAAGACGCAGAAGAGTCCGTTCTTCAAGACGATCAACCAAGAGGTGGCAGGGCCGGCGACTTGGATCCAAAGCGGCGATATCCTCTATGTCTTCGGAGCCTTCGAGCAGGTAGAGCGATTCGCTGCGGAATGCGGGCTGCAGCTGCTGGATACACAAGCAACGGAGAAGCTTGACGAGGGCAGGATTCGGGATATGTTGTTCCATGAGATCGGCATCGCCGAGGTGCTGCTGACGCCTGATTCCAAACTGATCGATAAACAGGTGAAACATTCGAACTTTCGGGAGAAGTTCAATGTGAATATCCTCGGTATCCGGCGCGGCAGCAGCTATATTCTCCAGAATCTGAAAGACGAGCGCATCCGCTTCGGCGATGCTTTGCTTGTACAAGGAACCTGGGACAATCTCGACAAGCTTGCGCAGGAGCAGGAACATGTCGTCGTTGTGGGGCAGCCTTTGCAGGAAGCGGCTAAGGTAACGCTGGATCACAAGGCACCGATCGCTGCCGGCATTCTGCTGCTCATGGTGATCATGATGGTCTTCGATCTGCTGCCTTCGGTCATCGCCGTGCTGATCGCTGCGATCTTGATGATCGTAACCGGCTGCCTCCGCAGCATGGAAGCAGCATACAACTCGGTGAACTGGGAGAGCATCGTGCTGATCGGCGGGATGATTCCGATGTCCCTCGCGATTGAGAAGACCGGTGCGGCGGCGCTCTTGTCGGAGGGATTGGTGCAGGGTCTGGGGCAGTATGGTCCGCTGGCACTGCTCGCTGGATTGTACTTAGCAGCGTCCATCGTCACGCTGTTCATCAGCAACACAGCTGCCGCTGTCCTGTTTGCCCCGATCGCGCTGTCGGCAGCGGTACAGATCGGGGTCAGTCCCTATCCGTTTATGATCGCAGTCGCCGCAGCCTCCAGCTTCTGCTTCGCTTCGCCGTTCTCAACGCCGCCGAACGCCTTGGTGATGTCTGCGGGAAGGTATACATTCAGCGACTATCTGAAAGTCGGCCTTCCCTTGCAAATCTTGCTCGGTGTCGTCATGGTACTGGTGATGCCGCTCATCTATCCCTTCTAA
- a CDS encoding sigma-70 family RNA polymerase sigma factor, which yields MGLAGRKITSYPEEPSSALELMMKEYGNDLLRTAYFYLGDRHLAEDVAQEAFLRAYRGWPNFRGESSVKTWLMTITIRLCRDRLGLKSRLEEPYDPVLLKSSNYASAEEETMQRLNRTTILRHMMKLPAQYHEVLYLYYYLELSTKEISQLTHSPEGTVRTRLHRARELLGQYLQEEGWHR from the coding sequence GTGGGGCTGGCCGGCCGCAAGATAACAAGCTATCCCGAAGAACCGTCCTCTGCACTCGAGCTGATGATGAAGGAGTACGGCAATGACCTGCTAAGGACTGCGTACTTCTATCTGGGAGATCGGCATCTGGCGGAAGATGTTGCTCAGGAGGCCTTCCTGCGCGCCTACCGCGGATGGCCGAACTTCCGTGGTGAGAGCAGTGTCAAAACATGGCTGATGACGATCACCATCCGTCTCTGCAGAGATCGGCTGGGACTCAAATCGCGTCTCGAAGAGCCATATGATCCCGTGCTGCTCAAGTCTTCGAACTATGCCAGCGCCGAAGAAGAGACGATGCAGCGTCTGAATCGGACGACGATTCTTCGCCATATGATGAAACTCCCAGCGCAATATCACGAGGTTCTATACCTCTATTATTACTTGGAGTTATCAACCAAAGAGATATCACAATTGACTCACTCTCCTGAGGGTACAGTTCGCACAAGGCTTCATAGAGCCCGCGAACTGCTGGGTCAATACCTACAAGAGGAGGGATGGCACCGATGA
- the galE gene encoding UDP-glucose 4-epimerase GalE, which produces MKILITGGAGYIGSHTCVTLLENGYDVIVADNFVNSRRQVLDRIREITKRDFAFYEIDVTDEEAVEQVFTEHRIDGVIHFAGLKAVGESVHKPLEYYQNNVLSTIVLAKACIRLGVGKFVFSSSATVYGDNEVPLVETMPMRPTTNPYGETKAMCERILTDAAKAHPQFAVSLLRYFNPIGAHESGLIGEAPNGIPNNLMPYITQVAKGKLDKLRVFGDDYPTIDGTGVRDYIHVVDLAEGHMAALEHLVEGAHVYNLGTGQGTSVLQLVRTFEEVNGVEIPYEITARRPGDVAESYADVTKAMRELNWTAKRGLEEMCRDAWRFECMYSDDE; this is translated from the coding sequence ATGAAGATCCTCATCACAGGCGGAGCGGGATACATAGGATCACACACTTGTGTGACGTTATTGGAGAACGGATATGACGTCATCGTCGCCGATAACTTTGTAAACAGCCGCAGGCAGGTGTTAGATCGAATTCGTGAGATTACGAAGCGGGACTTTGCTTTCTATGAGATTGATGTGACGGATGAAGAAGCGGTGGAACAGGTCTTCACAGAGCATCGAATCGATGGCGTGATTCACTTCGCCGGGCTGAAGGCGGTGGGAGAGTCCGTACATAAACCTCTTGAGTATTATCAGAATAACGTGCTCAGCACTATCGTGCTGGCGAAAGCTTGCATCCGCCTTGGAGTGGGCAAGTTTGTCTTCAGCTCGTCGGCAACGGTATATGGGGACAACGAAGTCCCTTTGGTTGAGACGATGCCGATGCGTCCCACTACGAATCCATACGGCGAGACCAAGGCGATGTGCGAACGCATCCTGACCGATGCGGCGAAGGCACATCCGCAGTTTGCAGTATCTCTGTTGCGATACTTTAACCCTATAGGAGCGCATGAGAGCGGGTTGATCGGAGAAGCGCCGAACGGGATTCCGAACAATCTGATGCCGTACATCACACAGGTAGCCAAGGGCAAGCTGGACAAGCTGCGTGTGTTCGGTGATGATTATCCAACGATCGATGGAACCGGCGTCAGGGATTATATTCATGTTGTTGACTTGGCTGAGGGGCATATGGCAGCATTGGAACATCTCGTCGAGGGCGCCCATGTATATAACCTCGGTACAGGTCAAGGCACCTCGGTCCTTCAGCTGGTCAGGACCTTTGAAGAAGTGAACGGGGTCGAGATCCCCTATGAGATCACTGCGCGTCGTCCCGGGGATGTAGCGGAGAGCTATGCGGATGTCACGAAGGCGATGCGGGAGCTGAACTGGACGGCCAAGCGCGGTTTAGAAGAGATGTGCCGGGACGCATGGCGCTTCGAATGCATGTATTCCGATGATGAATGA
- a CDS encoding glycoside hydrolase family 73 protein, with translation MPHKKGVDEVTREEFIAAVAPVAVKVRVDGGVLFPSVSIAQTMLETGGKIHPWNNIVGYKAGSGRRTPYWDGRIVSRETWEVIDGVRYDHVPADWRVYDSIEDCLKDQALLFINNPSRYQRVIDARSPDEQAAMLQASGYATDPQYANKLRSIMRTYNLEIYDKEAEQAMERIAELERQTAEQVKLNAELQRRLQQLERMHQIEVPDWAKEAVDAAVRAGYIDTPDGGSLDFYRLVTVMHRAGVFDQK, from the coding sequence TTGCCGCATAAGAAGGGAGTGGATGAAGTGACACGGGAAGAGTTTATAGCCGCAGTTGCTCCTGTAGCAGTTAAAGTCCGGGTTGACGGCGGTGTGTTGTTTCCGAGTGTGAGCATAGCCCAGACGATGTTAGAAACGGGCGGGAAGATCCATCCTTGGAACAACATCGTTGGCTATAAGGCAGGCAGCGGTCGGCGCACTCCGTATTGGGATGGCCGCATAGTTTCGCGGGAGACGTGGGAAGTCATAGACGGCGTAAGGTATGATCATGTACCAGCGGATTGGCGGGTTTATGATTCGATTGAAGACTGCCTGAAGGATCAGGCGCTGTTATTTATAAATAATCCAAGCCGTTATCAGCGGGTGATCGATGCCAGGTCGCCGGATGAACAGGCAGCGATGCTGCAAGCATCGGGATATGCGACGGATCCTCAGTACGCAAATAAGCTCAGATCGATTATGCGTACGTACAATCTTGAAATCTACGACAAGGAGGCTGAACAGGCCATGGAGAGAATCGCGGAGTTGGAGCGGCAAACGGCCGAACAGGTGAAGCTGAACGCTGAACTGCAGCGGCGGTTGCAGCAGTTGGAGCGTATGCACCAGATAGAAGTGCCGGATTGGGCGAAGGAAGCAGTGGATGCGGCGGTACGAGCCGGATATATCGACACACCGGACGGCGGCAGCCTTGACTTCTATCGATTGGTAACGGTGATGCATCGGGCTGGTGTATTTGATCAGAAGTAG
- the rfbB gene encoding dTDP-glucose 4,6-dehydratase, whose protein sequence is MRLLVTGGAGFIGSNFVHYMLREHEDIHIINYDLLTYAGNLDNLREVEGHPRYTFIKGNICDAELVDRIWQEYQIEAVVNFAAESHVDRSIQDSRAFVETNVVGTQVLLETARRRGVQRFVQISTDEVYGTLGDQGYFTEETPLKPNSPYSASKASGDLLVRAYYETYGLPVMITRCSNNYGPYQYPEKLIPLMIIRALHDQPLPVYGDGRNIRDWLHVKDHCAAVDLVLRHGRIGEVYNIGGHNEHRNIDIVKRILALLGKPESLIEFVEDRLGHDYRYAIDSTKIQQELGWKPKHTFETGLVETVAWYQANREWWSKLIGDAARS, encoded by the coding sequence ATGAGACTATTGGTGACCGGCGGAGCAGGATTTATCGGAAGCAATTTCGTGCATTATATGCTGCGGGAACATGAGGATATCCATATCATCAATTACGACCTGCTCACTTATGCCGGCAATCTGGATAATCTGCGAGAAGTCGAGGGACATCCTCGATATACCTTTATAAAGGGGAATATCTGTGATGCGGAACTGGTGGATCGAATCTGGCAGGAATATCAGATCGAAGCGGTTGTGAACTTCGCAGCGGAATCCCATGTGGATCGAAGTATCCAGGATTCCCGCGCCTTCGTGGAGACGAATGTCGTCGGCACGCAGGTGCTGCTCGAGACGGCGCGCCGCCGCGGCGTTCAGCGTTTCGTGCAGATCTCCACGGATGAGGTATACGGTACTCTAGGGGATCAAGGATACTTCACAGAGGAGACGCCCCTGAAACCGAACAGTCCCTATTCCGCAAGCAAGGCGTCCGGGGATCTCCTGGTCCGGGCATACTATGAAACCTACGGCCTGCCGGTGATGATCACTCGCTGTTCCAATAACTACGGTCCTTATCAATATCCGGAGAAATTAATCCCGCTGATGATCATCCGTGCTCTCCATGATCAGCCGCTGCCCGTATACGGCGACGGGCGCAATATACGGGACTGGCTGCATGTGAAAGACCACTGTGCAGCTGTGGATCTCGTGCTGCGGCACGGGAGGATCGGCGAGGTTTACAATATCGGCGGACACAATGAGCACCGTAACATTGATATCGTGAAGCGAATCCTCGCGCTGCTCGGCAAACCGGAGTCCTTGATCGAATTCGTAGAGGACCGGCTGGGCCACGATTACCGCTATGCGATTGATTCGACGAAGATCCAGCAGGAACTCGGCTGGAAGCCGAAACACACTTTCGAGACCGGTCTGGTGGAGACTGTCGCTTGGTATCAAGCGAATCGCGAGTGGTGGAGCAAGCTGATCGGCGATGCGGCGAGATCGTGA
- a CDS encoding MFS transporter translates to MRLTGVVDGISLLILLGIAMPLKYWAGLPYAVTLVGTIHGWIVMVYLAAILYAQIRIQWNFLWTLASILAAFIPFGNFVLERMLKRKQEQGLFPVKPIPITWLVYAIILFTFLDLFTQLPVMTTYALALGASSMLAGFIVGMYSLTNTIGNVMAGILTDRWGAHMIIKIGLLMTSFSLLLYNFVEDVMLLMIVRFVHGFLGGLIVPAAFTYMANQTKSEKQGSQSAITGSFVGIAAIIGPAYSGIMASRTSVPFVFTTVAVLGLVLFLGALLFLRDRRASRKEAAEDKRKRRAGKLSLNSDMIRAFVGALSLMFSQGTLAYLLPAHVELLGYNSRVSGTLMSMFGIVAVAVFLLPTNRLFDRIPPVYSFATGLGLMGISQILISQSSSTAALYLVLTLYGLGFSFLFPSINTLLAHGTTPENRGQAYGIFYALFSIGTVASSWGLGLLNISYVSGFIVTGCMLLTCTIGVLVTAKHRVAKSESMHV, encoded by the coding sequence GTGCGTCTGACCGGAGTTGTGGATGGGATCTCGCTGCTCATCCTGCTGGGGATCGCCATGCCGCTGAAATACTGGGCCGGTCTGCCCTATGCTGTGACGCTGGTCGGAACGATCCACGGCTGGATTGTGATGGTCTATCTGGCAGCCATCCTGTATGCCCAGATTCGCATCCAGTGGAATTTCTTATGGACTCTGGCCTCCATCCTTGCGGCCTTTATACCATTCGGTAATTTTGTATTGGAACGGATGCTGAAGCGGAAGCAGGAGCAGGGCCTATTCCCGGTGAAACCGATCCCGATCACTTGGCTCGTCTATGCGATCATCCTGTTCACCTTCCTCGATCTGTTCACGCAGCTGCCGGTAATGACCACCTATGCTCTTGCGCTGGGTGCAAGTTCGATGCTGGCCGGATTTATCGTGGGCATGTATTCTTTGACGAATACGATCGGCAATGTCATGGCGGGGATCCTGACGGACCGCTGGGGTGCTCATATGATCATCAAGATCGGGCTGCTCATGACGAGCTTCTCGCTGCTGCTCTATAACTTCGTCGAAGATGTCATGCTGCTGATGATCGTGCGCTTCGTGCACGGGTTCCTCGGCGGGTTAATCGTACCTGCTGCGTTCACCTACATGGCGAATCAGACGAAGAGCGAGAAGCAGGGCAGCCAGAGCGCGATCACCGGTTCCTTCGTCGGCATCGCGGCGATCATCGGTCCCGCCTACAGCGGCATCATGGCCAGCCGTACTTCTGTCCCCTTCGTCTTCACGACGGTGGCTGTGCTCGGCCTCGTGCTGTTCCTGGGGGCGCTGCTCTTCCTGCGCGACCGCCGCGCCAGCCGTAAGGAAGCAGCGGAAGACAAGAGGAAACGCCGCGCCGGCAAGTTGTCGCTGAACAGCGACATGATCCGCGCTTTTGTCGGTGCACTCTCCCTGATGTTCTCACAGGGGACCCTTGCTTATCTGCTGCCGGCACATGTTGAGTTGCTGGGATATAATTCCCGCGTCAGCGGCACGCTGATGAGCATGTTCGGCATCGTAGCGGTAGCGGTCTTCCTGTTGCCGACGAATCGGCTGTTCGACCGGATTCCGCCGGTATACAGCTTCGCAACCGGCCTTGGTCTGATGGGCATCAGCCAGATCCTCATCAGCCAGTCGTCCAGCACCGCGGCGCTTTATCTGGTGTTGACGCTGTATGGTCTAGGATTCTCCTTCCTCTTCCCATCGATTAACACTTTATTGGCCCATGGAACGACGCCGGAGAACCGCGGTCAGGCATACGGCATCTTCTATGCTCTGTTCTCCATCGGAACCGTGGCCAGCTCGTGGGGACTTGGACTGCTTAATATCTCTTATGTATCCGGATTCATCGTCACAGGCTGCATGCTGCTCACCTGCACGATCGGGGTGTTGGTCACGGCGAAGCATCGCGTGGCGAAGAGCGAATCGATGCATGTCTAA